A section of the Pediococcus inopinatus genome encodes:
- a CDS encoding tRNA (adenine(22)-N(1))-methyltransferase, translating into MNANKLSERLQTVASFVKLNARIADIGSDHAYLPVSLAKNNQISFAIAGEVAKGPHQNATHEIIAEGVQKIVSSRLGDGLDVISPEDQIDTVVIAGMGGTLITQILERQKNKLKGVTDLILQPNVGEQNVRNWLMHHDYQIKAERILKEDHHIYEIIVAEQGKTSTYSEKELLFGPQILQTLPNYIFEEKWQAELQRVKNAMSQMKRAQVVPEERIIKLNHKATLIKEVLNLED; encoded by the coding sequence ATGAATGCAAATAAACTTTCAGAGCGACTTCAAACTGTTGCTAGTTTTGTAAAATTAAATGCCAGAATTGCTGATATTGGCTCCGATCATGCTTACCTTCCCGTGTCTTTAGCCAAAAATAATCAAATTAGTTTTGCCATTGCTGGAGAAGTAGCGAAGGGACCTCACCAAAATGCCACTCATGAAATTATTGCTGAGGGTGTTCAAAAAATAGTATCTTCTCGTTTAGGTGACGGACTGGATGTCATTTCACCTGAAGATCAAATTGACACAGTTGTCATTGCTGGAATGGGCGGGACACTGATTACTCAAATCCTTGAACGCCAAAAAAACAAGTTAAAAGGTGTAACGGATTTAATTTTGCAACCTAACGTAGGAGAACAAAATGTTCGTAATTGGTTAATGCACCATGATTATCAAATAAAAGCCGAGCGGATCCTCAAAGAAGATCATCACATTTATGAAATCATTGTGGCAGAACAAGGAAAAACATCAACGTACTCTGAAAAAGAACTCCTTTTCGGCCCGCAAATCTTGCAAACTTTACCCAATTACATTTTTGAAGAAAAGTGGCAAGCTGAATTGCAGCGGGTTAAAAACGCAATGAGCCAAATGAAACGAGCTCAAGTAGTACCGGAAGAGAGAATCATTAAATTAAACCACAAAGCAACCTTGATTAAGGAGGTTTTAAATCTTGAAGATTAG
- the rpoD gene encoding RNA polymerase sigma factor RpoD, protein MADKETTTKATKKTTTTKKVTAKKAVKKTTTKKRAPAKKKIAPKNSATSVFNTADYKKKVNALIKTNKPSKQIKYDELADKISIPFKLDERQIDDLIQKVEDAGISVVDEKGNPSAHALKAQKISKKELDDTKAPAGVKINDPVRMYLKEIGRVSLLTAKQEVELALRIEKGEESAKQELAEANLRLVVSIAKRYVGRGMQFLDLIQEGNMGLMKAVEKFDYRKGFKFSTYATWWIRQAITRAIADQARTIRIPVHMVETINKLIRIQRQLLQDLGREPTPEEIGAEMDMPTEKVREILKIAQEPVSLETPIGEEDDSHLGDFIEDQDATSPADHAAYELLKEQLEGVLDTLTDREENVLRLRFGLDDGRTRTLEEVGKVFGVTRERIRQIEAKALRKLRHPSRSKQLKDFLE, encoded by the coding sequence ATGGCAGACAAAGAGACTACAACGAAAGCAACAAAAAAAACAACGACTACAAAAAAGGTAACAGCTAAAAAAGCCGTAAAAAAAACAACGACGAAAAAAAGGGCTCCCGCTAAGAAAAAAATTGCTCCTAAAAATAGCGCAACAAGTGTATTTAATACAGCTGATTATAAGAAAAAAGTTAATGCACTTATTAAAACTAATAAACCCAGCAAACAAATTAAATATGACGAATTAGCAGACAAGATTTCAATTCCCTTTAAATTGGATGAACGTCAAATCGATGATCTTATTCAAAAAGTTGAAGATGCCGGAATTAGTGTGGTTGATGAAAAAGGCAACCCAAGTGCCCATGCTTTAAAAGCACAAAAAATCAGTAAAAAAGAATTAGACGATACAAAGGCTCCAGCTGGTGTCAAAATTAATGATCCAGTTCGTATGTACTTGAAAGAAATTGGGCGTGTATCTTTATTAACAGCCAAACAAGAAGTTGAACTAGCACTTCGTATCGAAAAAGGTGAAGAATCAGCTAAACAAGAACTTGCGGAGGCCAATCTACGGTTAGTTGTTTCCATTGCTAAACGTTATGTTGGGCGTGGTATGCAATTCTTGGATTTAATTCAAGAGGGTAACATGGGATTAATGAAGGCAGTTGAAAAATTTGATTACCGTAAGGGGTTCAAGTTCTCAACCTATGCAACTTGGTGGATTCGTCAAGCAATTACGCGTGCAATCGCTGATCAAGCTCGGACCATTCGGATTCCTGTTCACATGGTTGAAACAATCAACAAGTTAATCAGAATTCAACGTCAATTACTTCAAGACCTTGGCCGTGAACCAACTCCCGAAGAAATTGGAGCCGAAATGGACATGCCTACTGAGAAAGTTCGTGAAATTCTAAAAATTGCTCAAGAACCTGTTTCATTGGAAACTCCAATTGGTGAAGAGGACGATTCTCATCTAGGTGACTTCATTGAAGATCAGGATGCAACTAGTCCTGCAGACCATGCTGCTTATGAGCTCTTAAAAGAACAATTAGAGGGCGTTTTAGACACGTTAACTGATCGTGAGGAGAATGTTCTACGTCTTAGATTTGGGCTTGATGACGGACGTACACGGACTCTAGAAGAAGTTGGAAAAGTATTTGGTGTTACACGAGAAAGAATTCGCCAGATTGAAGCAAAAGCTTTAAGAAAATTGCGCCATCCATCTCGTTCAAAACAACTTAAAGATTTCTTGGAATAA